The nucleotide sequence GCGTCGACGAGCGCCGAATCGTCCGCGTCCGCAGCCGGTCGAGCGAAGACGGCGAGGACGTCGTTACCGGCGAAGATTTCGTGTGAGCGGAGCTCGTCGGCGTCGATGACCGCGCGCTCGATGGTGTCGCGGTCGCCGGAGCCGACGGCGACCTGCAGCGTGTCGTAGCCCGAGAGCAGGTCGAGGTCGATTCCGAGGTCGACGAACGGCTCGACGGCGTCGAGCCGGTCTTCGAGCGCTCGGATCTCCTGACGGAGCTCCTGTCGACGGTCGTCGAGTTCGTTGACGTGGGTCCGAATCTCTTCGAGTTCCTCGTCGAGCGCCTCGTCGGTGACGATGCGCGTCGGCCCCGCGTCGTCGGCGTCGACGTCGAGAATGCTCTCTAGGGAGCGAACCGTGACGAGTCGGTCGGAGGACTCCTCGGCCCCTTCGACGGGGTTTCCCGGGTCGAAGCCGTCCCACGATCCGTCGTACTCGGTGACGTGCAGGAGGTTCAGGCCGTGAGCGGTCTCGATGACCTCGTCCATCACGGCTTTCGATCCCGTCACCGAGACCTTGCTCATCTGCTCAGGTCTGAGCATGTACCGCCTCCTCGAACTGACTGATCGCGTATTCGACCGCCTCGTCGGCGTTCTCCTCGGCGGACGCGACCAGTTTCTCGCGGGCCTGCTTGCCCTCTTCGATGAGCTCCTCGCGCTCGGCCTCGATCTCCTCGCGGGCCTCGGCGAGCCGCTCGGATTCGTACTCGTCGGCCTCCGTCTCTGCGTCGGCGCGGATCTCCTC is from Halobellus sp. LT62 and encodes:
- the ahaH gene encoding ATP synthase archaeal subunit H, with the translated sequence MPRPEVLERIKTAESEAEDIVKQAEEDRDERIEEARREAEEIRADAETEADEYESERLAEAREEIEAEREELIEEGKQAREKLVASAEENADEAVEYAISQFEEAVHAQT